The Ruania alba genome window below encodes:
- a CDS encoding STAS domain-containing protein, translating into MPDANSSGQPSRSAGGGRAETGTVQTLLESAYTRLVLSGEVDVALSEELTEAVAEAEAAGLPVRVDVRHVQFMDSSGIALLARLASRTPGRLTLIRPPDVVRFLLEVTRIGDLVDIVEEEPADQGA; encoded by the coding sequence GTGCCAGACGCTAACAGCAGCGGTCAGCCGTCGCGCTCTGCCGGTGGCGGTCGCGCGGAGACCGGTACGGTGCAGACCCTGCTCGAGTCCGCCTACACCCGTTTGGTGCTTTCCGGCGAGGTGGACGTGGCACTGAGCGAAGAACTCACCGAGGCGGTCGCCGAGGCCGAGGCCGCTGGGCTCCCGGTGCGCGTGGACGTGCGCCACGTGCAGTTCATGGACTCCTCCGGGATCGCGTTGCTCGCCCGCTTGGCGAGTCGTACCCCCGGGCGGCTCACCCTGATCAGGCCGCCGGACGTCGTCAGGTTCCTGCTCGAGGTGACCCGGATCGGGGACCTGGTGGACATCGTGGAGGAAGAGCCCGCCGACCAAGGCGCCTAG
- a CDS encoding adenylosuccinate synthase, which yields MPAVVVLGAQWGDEGKGKATDQLGSRVDYVVKFNGGNNAGHTVVVGDEKYALHLLPSGILSAGCTPVIGNGVVVDLEVLFEELDGLTARGVDVSKLLISSSAHVIPSYNRTLDKVTERFLGKRQIGTTGRGIGPTYADKMSRVGIRISDLFDEGILREKVEGALEQKNQILVKIYNRRAADIDAVTEELLSYADRVRPMVADTSLVLNEALDAGKNVVYEAGQATMLDVDHGTYPFVTSSSATAGGAATGSGIGPTRIDRVVGVIKAYTTRVGEGPFPTELLDDDGEALRKNGGEFGVTTGRPRRCGWYDAVIARYSSRINGLTDLVLTKLDVLTGWEKVPVCVAYDVDGVRHDEMPVDQTAFHHATPIYEELDGWWEDISQCRTFDDLPVNAQRYVLALEEMSGTRISSIGVGPDRAATIVRHDLLD from the coding sequence ATGCCAGCGGTGGTGGTCCTCGGTGCCCAGTGGGGCGACGAAGGCAAGGGGAAAGCGACCGACCAGCTCGGCTCCCGGGTCGACTACGTGGTGAAGTTCAACGGCGGCAACAACGCCGGGCACACGGTGGTCGTCGGGGACGAGAAGTACGCCCTGCACCTGTTGCCCTCGGGCATCCTCTCCGCCGGGTGCACCCCAGTGATCGGGAACGGCGTCGTCGTCGACCTCGAGGTGCTGTTCGAGGAGCTGGACGGCCTCACCGCCCGCGGCGTGGACGTCTCCAAGCTGTTGATCTCCTCCAGCGCCCACGTGATCCCCAGCTACAACCGCACCTTGGACAAGGTGACCGAACGCTTCCTCGGCAAGCGGCAGATCGGCACCACCGGGCGGGGGATCGGACCCACCTATGCGGACAAGATGAGCCGCGTGGGCATCCGGATCTCGGACCTCTTCGACGAGGGAATCCTGCGCGAGAAGGTCGAGGGCGCGCTGGAGCAGAAGAACCAGATCCTGGTGAAGATCTACAACCGCCGGGCTGCGGACATCGACGCCGTCACCGAGGAGCTGCTCTCCTACGCCGACCGGGTACGCCCCATGGTCGCCGACACCTCGCTGGTGCTGAACGAAGCCCTGGACGCCGGCAAGAACGTCGTCTACGAGGCCGGGCAGGCCACCATGCTGGACGTCGATCACGGCACCTACCCGTTCGTCACCTCATCCTCGGCCACCGCCGGCGGTGCCGCCACCGGGTCGGGCATCGGACCCACCCGGATCGACCGCGTGGTCGGCGTGATCAAGGCCTACACCACGCGTGTGGGCGAGGGGCCGTTCCCCACCGAGCTGCTCGACGACGACGGTGAGGCGCTGCGCAAGAACGGCGGCGAGTTCGGTGTGACGACCGGGCGGCCGCGTCGGTGCGGCTGGTACGACGCCGTGATCGCGCGCTACTCGAGCCGGATCAACGGACTCACCGACCTGGTCCTGACCAAGCTTGATGTCCTCACCGGGTGGGAGAAGGTGCCGGTCTGCGTGGCCTACGACGTGGACGGTGTGCGCCACGACGAGATGCCGGTGGACCAGACCGCGTTCCACCACGCGACGCCGATCTACGAGGAGCTCGACGGCTGGTGGGAGGACATCTCCCAGTGCCGCACCTTCGATGACCTGCCGGTGAACGCGCAACGCTACGTGCTCGCCCTCGAGGAGATGTCCGGCACCCGGATCTCTTCCATCGGAGTGGGACCGGATCGGGCCGCGACGATCGTGCGGCACGACCTGCTCGACTGA
- a CDS encoding ABC transporter ATP-binding protein translates to MTSTATPTPAPPMPTETAPRPADPARRIDWRRLRRPAAVIALVGSAGAALGQTLGTHVAGLLAEDPTTRLVGVLALCVVGAALLDTVGRYIWSAVVDRAEGRLRGDLLTAALRQPLATLSEQAVGEILDRVDDDTHDVGTLVRLQVWQLMRTVFAVLPMWMLAGFTWWPAFLLFPAVAAVTALVVRPLLAPIASRKVIEEMAWTDHAAALEEGIAGRDDLRTSLGQAYVVRRVAQLSAEVHAKFARVIRLESRLIRRSGLLLHGLLVGVAVTGVALVLADGLTVGRLVTLFLVTTMFVGQISHLAEQLPDLQAGVGAVVRLRQMFASPPEPDGGRDLPEGDLAVELRDLHFAYDEGTFALNGVNLEVPAGTTIALVGRTGSGKSTLAALLSRAVEPEPGSVFLGGVDVGELDLEQLRSAVGVVSQRTDILAGTLAENITLFADRPRAQIEAAVAELGLTAWVQGLPDGLDTELGAGGTTLSAGEEQLVAFARLLVRDVRVVILDEATARMDPLTERRVVAAADRLLRGRTGILIAHRLSTTERAATVAVLEQGRVIQQGPRAELARAEGPFRRLLEASSSAAPAPLTEAPVAVTASDDAMAAEDGSPAPATGGSAGEPHQLGHRRRTGPPPDRADVGTGPSLTRGITSALLVRPAWGVGGAVGFLLTALVGAHGALTGFVWGHLVVAVREHTDVAILIGALVLCLIAAPLLLADAIWRYPRWWVEVLLRTRMSVLRGQTRQRRLPRTPPGEVVARSMDADRYARYADRWVDFINGLVIAAATAAFAGSWLAGGVLLAVMVASALASTVGRPIAGRSAAAASLARAGFGRSLVSALESARTVKLAGATPDVHAHLQRVDSGRVRAAVREHRVQAVLDGVPIVMVQAGVVTAWAAVLWDWWGLATALLVANAVNGFDWFGRVAGSVVTEAPGTRSWQQATSAFAGGVDLMHLPDEIDLLTGAAPPAAPPSRERLEHLELAGVTAVHDDGTIGVLDVNLQVEAGELVLLVGQVGSGKSSLLASLAGLTSHRGEIRWNGRAVADAEMFLRPGQVAHVAQVPRVLSGTFADNIRLDHDRDTVRPVEDARLAEDVASAGGVEALVGHRGVRLSGGQVQRLALARALATDTDLLLADDVSSALDATTELELWAALRERRTTVIGATSKRAALALADRVVVLEDGAVAAVGPWSELEERFAHLAG, encoded by the coding sequence ATGACTTCGACCGCGACCCCGACCCCTGCGCCCCCGATGCCCACCGAGACTGCACCGCGCCCCGCCGACCCCGCGCGGCGGATCGACTGGCGGCGCCTGCGTCGGCCGGCCGCGGTGATCGCGCTGGTCGGCAGCGCCGGCGCCGCCCTGGGGCAGACCCTCGGGACCCACGTCGCCGGGCTGCTCGCTGAGGACCCCACCACTCGATTGGTGGGCGTGTTGGCGCTGTGCGTGGTGGGTGCGGCCCTGCTGGACACCGTCGGCCGGTACATCTGGAGCGCCGTCGTGGACCGCGCGGAGGGGCGGCTGCGGGGCGACCTGCTCACCGCTGCCCTGCGCCAGCCGTTGGCCACGCTCTCCGAGCAGGCGGTGGGCGAGATCCTCGACCGCGTCGACGACGACACTCACGATGTGGGCACCCTGGTGCGCCTGCAGGTGTGGCAGTTGATGCGCACCGTGTTCGCGGTGCTGCCGATGTGGATGCTCGCCGGGTTCACCTGGTGGCCGGCGTTCCTGCTGTTCCCGGCGGTGGCCGCGGTGACGGCGCTGGTGGTGCGTCCGCTGCTCGCTCCGATCGCCTCCCGGAAGGTCATCGAGGAGATGGCCTGGACCGATCATGCGGCTGCGCTCGAGGAGGGGATCGCCGGGCGGGACGACCTGCGCACCAGTCTTGGGCAGGCCTACGTGGTGCGCCGGGTGGCGCAGCTCTCCGCCGAGGTACACGCCAAGTTCGCCCGGGTGATCCGCCTGGAGTCCCGGCTAATCCGGCGCTCCGGGCTGCTGCTGCATGGCCTGCTGGTGGGCGTGGCGGTGACCGGGGTGGCACTCGTGCTCGCCGACGGGCTCACGGTGGGCCGCCTGGTCACGCTGTTCCTGGTGACCACCATGTTCGTGGGACAGATCTCGCACCTGGCGGAGCAGCTGCCGGACCTGCAGGCAGGCGTGGGGGCGGTGGTGCGGCTTCGCCAGATGTTCGCTTCCCCGCCCGAGCCCGACGGCGGCCGCGACCTTCCCGAGGGCGACCTCGCCGTGGAGCTGCGCGACCTGCACTTCGCCTACGACGAGGGCACGTTCGCCCTGAACGGGGTGAACCTCGAGGTGCCTGCCGGCACCACGATCGCCCTGGTCGGGCGCACCGGATCGGGGAAATCGACCCTCGCGGCGTTGCTCTCCCGCGCCGTCGAGCCCGAGCCGGGCTCGGTCTTCCTGGGCGGGGTGGACGTGGGCGAGCTCGACCTGGAGCAGCTGCGGTCCGCCGTCGGGGTGGTCAGCCAGCGCACCGACATCCTGGCCGGGACGCTCGCGGAGAACATCACGCTGTTCGCCGACCGGCCCCGCGCCCAGATCGAGGCGGCCGTGGCCGAGCTCGGCCTGACCGCCTGGGTGCAGGGGCTGCCGGACGGGCTGGACACCGAGCTCGGCGCGGGTGGCACCACCCTCTCGGCCGGTGAGGAGCAGCTGGTGGCGTTCGCGCGTCTGCTGGTGCGGGACGTGCGGGTGGTGATCCTCGACGAGGCCACGGCGCGGATGGATCCGCTCACCGAACGACGGGTGGTGGCGGCCGCCGATCGGTTGCTCCGGGGTCGTACCGGCATCCTGATCGCGCACCGGTTGAGCACCACGGAGCGGGCCGCCACGGTGGCTGTGCTGGAGCAGGGACGGGTGATCCAGCAGGGGCCTCGCGCCGAGCTCGCCCGCGCCGAAGGCCCGTTCCGACGCCTGCTCGAGGCGAGCAGCTCGGCCGCTCCAGCGCCGCTGACCGAGGCACCGGTCGCGGTGACCGCATCCGACGATGCCATGGCCGCGGAGGACGGATCGCCCGCCCCGGCAACTGGCGGGAGTGCCGGGGAACCACACCAGCTGGGCCACCGCCGTCGGACCGGGCCACCCCCGGACCGGGCCGACGTGGGCACCGGACCGAGCCTGACCCGCGGAATCACGAGCGCGTTGCTGGTGCGGCCGGCCTGGGGCGTGGGTGGCGCGGTCGGCTTCCTGCTCACCGCGCTGGTCGGCGCCCACGGTGCGCTGACCGGGTTCGTGTGGGGTCATCTGGTGGTGGCCGTGCGCGAGCACACGGACGTCGCGATCCTGATCGGCGCCCTGGTGCTGTGCCTGATCGCCGCTCCGCTGCTGCTCGCGGACGCCATCTGGCGCTACCCACGCTGGTGGGTCGAGGTGCTGCTGCGCACCAGGATGTCGGTGCTGCGCGGGCAGACCCGGCAGCGCCGTCTGCCCCGCACACCTCCCGGCGAGGTGGTGGCGCGCAGCATGGATGCCGACCGCTACGCCCGCTACGCCGACCGGTGGGTGGACTTCATCAATGGCCTAGTGATCGCCGCAGCCACCGCAGCCTTCGCCGGCAGCTGGCTAGCCGGCGGTGTGCTGCTCGCGGTGATGGTCGCTTCGGCACTCGCCTCCACCGTGGGTCGGCCGATCGCAGGCAGGTCTGCTGCGGCGGCGTCACTGGCGCGGGCCGGATTCGGACGGTCGCTGGTCTCCGCGCTGGAGTCCGCCCGCACGGTCAAGCTCGCCGGGGCCACGCCCGACGTGCACGCGCACCTGCAGCGGGTGGACTCCGGACGAGTGCGCGCTGCCGTGCGTGAGCACCGCGTGCAGGCGGTGCTCGACGGGGTGCCGATCGTGATGGTGCAGGCCGGAGTGGTGACCGCGTGGGCGGCCGTGCTCTGGGACTGGTGGGGGCTGGCGACGGCGCTGCTGGTGGCGAACGCCGTGAACGGGTTCGACTGGTTCGGCCGGGTCGCCGGCTCCGTGGTGACCGAGGCACCGGGCACGCGTTCGTGGCAGCAGGCCACCAGCGCCTTCGCCGGCGGTGTGGACCTGATGCACCTGCCGGACGAGATCGACCTGCTCACCGGTGCGGCACCACCGGCCGCGCCACCGAGCAGGGAACGCCTCGAGCACCTGGAGCTGGCCGGCGTCACCGCCGTGCACGACGACGGCACCATCGGTGTGCTGGATGTGAACTTGCAGGTGGAGGCTGGCGAGCTGGTGCTGCTGGTGGGCCAGGTGGGGTCGGGCAAGTCCAGCCTGCTCGCCTCGCTGGCGGGGCTGACGTCCCACCGCGGGGAGATCCGCTGGAACGGGCGTGCCGTGGCCGATGCCGAGATGTTCCTGCGCCCGGGTCAGGTGGCACACGTGGCCCAGGTGCCGCGGGTGCTCTCCGGAACGTTCGCCGACAACATCCGGCTCGACCACGATCGCGACACCGTGCGACCGGTCGAAGACGCCCGACTGGCCGAGGATGTGGCCTCCGCCGGTGGCGTGGAGGCGTTGGTCGGGCATCGTGGGGTGCGGCTCTCCGGCGGTCAGGTGCAGCGTCTGGCGCTGGCTCGCGCCCTGGCCACCGATACCGATCTGCTGCTCGCGGACGACGTCTCCAGCGCGCTGGACGCGACCACGGAGCTGGAGCTGTGGGCGGCGCTGCGGGAGCGGCGCACCACGGTGATCGGCGCCACGTCGAAGCGGGCTGCGTTGGCCCTGGCTGACCGAGTGGTGGTACTTGAGGACGGTGCGGTGGCAGCGGTCGGTCCGTGGAGCGAGCTCGAGGAACGGTTCGCACACCTGGCGGGCTGA
- a CDS encoding STAS domain-containing protein, with protein MIEVSTSGTGAQITVTDDLDLATGAAADAVQRRLALLERPMITVDLCRMNFMDSTGAAWLITLADQSRHRDGRVHLLGASARDLFVLEVCGAIDLFTINHRHQCADATHATA; from the coding sequence ATGATCGAGGTGTCGACATCAGGCACGGGCGCCCAGATCACGGTGACCGACGATCTCGACCTCGCCACCGGTGCTGCCGCCGACGCCGTCCAACGTCGCCTCGCCCTGCTCGAGCGCCCCATGATCACCGTGGACCTGTGCCGGATGAACTTCATGGACTCCACCGGTGCCGCATGGCTGATCACCCTGGCCGATCAGTCTCGCCACCGGGACGGTCGCGTCCACCTGCTCGGCGCCAGTGCACGCGACCTGTTCGTGCTGGAGGTGTGCGGCGCGATCGACCTGTTCACGATCAACCACCGCCACCAGTGCGCCGACGCCACGCACGCCACCGCCTGA
- the fbaA gene encoding class II fructose-bisphosphate aldolase, with product MGIATPEVYQEMINRAKERKFAYPAVNVTSSQTLTAALRGFAEAESDGIIQVSVGGSEYASGATIKDRVAGSLGLAAYAAEVAKNYPVTIALHTDHCAKENLDSWVRPLLAHEAEQVKNGGLPSFQSHMWDGSAVPLDENLQIAEELLELSQAARTILEIEVGVVGGEEDGVSHEINDKLYTTVDDGLATVRALGTGEKGRYLTALTFGNVHGVYKPGAVKLRPEILGEIQQAVGAEVGKENPFDLVFHGGSGSTAEEVALAVDNGVIKMNIDTDTQYAFTRPVVDHIFRNYDGVLKIDGEVGNKKAYDPRAWGKLAEAGMAQRILEASQWLRSAGQKLA from the coding sequence ATGGGTATTGCTACCCCTGAGGTTTACCAGGAGATGATCAACCGGGCGAAGGAACGCAAGTTCGCCTACCCGGCCGTGAACGTCACCTCCTCCCAGACCCTGACCGCCGCGCTGCGGGGCTTCGCCGAGGCCGAGAGCGACGGCATCATCCAGGTCTCGGTCGGCGGTTCGGAGTACGCCTCCGGCGCCACCATCAAGGACCGCGTCGCCGGCTCGCTGGGCCTGGCTGCCTACGCGGCTGAGGTGGCCAAGAACTACCCGGTCACGATCGCGCTGCACACCGACCACTGCGCCAAGGAGAACTTGGACAGCTGGGTCCGCCCGCTGCTTGCGCACGAGGCCGAGCAGGTGAAGAACGGCGGCCTGCCCTCCTTTCAGTCGCACATGTGGGACGGCTCGGCTGTCCCGCTGGACGAGAACCTCCAGATCGCCGAGGAGCTGCTCGAGCTCTCCCAGGCCGCTCGGACCATCCTCGAGATCGAGGTCGGCGTGGTCGGTGGCGAAGAGGACGGCGTCTCCCACGAGATCAACGACAAGCTCTACACCACCGTGGATGACGGTCTTGCGACCGTGCGTGCCCTGGGCACCGGTGAGAAGGGCCGCTACCTGACCGCCCTCACCTTCGGCAACGTGCACGGCGTGTACAAGCCGGGTGCGGTCAAGCTCCGCCCGGAGATCCTCGGCGAGATCCAGCAGGCCGTCGGCGCCGAGGTGGGCAAGGAGAACCCGTTCGACCTCGTGTTCCACGGTGGCTCGGGCTCCACGGCCGAAGAGGTCGCCCTCGCGGTGGACAACGGTGTGATCAAGATGAACATCGACACCGACACCCAGTACGCCTTCACCCGCCCCGTGGTGGACCACATCTTCCGCAACTACGACGGCGTGCTCAAGATCGACGGCGAGGTGGGCAACAAGAAGGCCTACGACCCGCGCGCCTGGGGCAAACTGGCCGAGGCGGGGATGGCCCAGCGCATCCTCGAGGCCTCGCAGTGGCTGCGCTCGGCAGGTCAGAAGCTGGCCTGA
- a CDS encoding DUF3151 domain-containing protein, with the protein MQRNLLGPEPTHLPEDHPDMAARAALADGAALREVAGRIPAASYAWGMLARESLDAGDPVAAYAFARTGYHRGLDALRRAGWRGAGPVPADHVPNQGFLIALIALADAAEAIGETDEAERCRTFADESDPAARSL; encoded by the coding sequence ATGCAGCGCAACCTCCTCGGCCCTGAGCCGACCCATCTGCCAGAGGACCACCCTGACATGGCCGCCCGTGCAGCGCTTGCCGACGGTGCAGCGCTGCGGGAGGTGGCCGGTCGCATTCCGGCCGCGAGCTATGCCTGGGGGATGCTCGCCCGCGAGAGCCTCGATGCCGGCGACCCGGTGGCCGCCTACGCGTTCGCCCGCACCGGCTACCACCGTGGCCTGGACGCACTTCGCCGGGCCGGATGGCGTGGCGCCGGCCCGGTCCCGGCCGATCATGTGCCCAACCAGGGCTTCCTGATCGCCCTGATCGCACTGGCGGACGCCGCCGAGGCGATCGGTGAGACCGACGAGGCGGAGCGGTGCCGCACCTTCGCCGACGAGTCCGACCCGGCGGCCCGGAGCCTGTGA
- a CDS encoding SpoIIE family protein phosphatase, producing MNHPEEGDSPVDPRELAAHVMLEGQAAVAVVDLGPETTVLQWVNRAFQRVTGYTLPEARGRDLIAPGLGSVVHARLQEHVDDDAPFTLTLPVVRADGLQIGIVAEFTPHPIPGGTRFVAVQISADAATDTVQPGLDHRSRIALETMAQISEVLSEENESEAVAAVARVMAKHLFAWCGFFAEDGVLHPISGLDGLGPGRRARPRRGVTASDETDPVGRLLSEHSMRRLRLDTEATYVPGSWSAQVVELARAALEDRPEAKREVVLAPLLGRGRVLGLVAVAESGVRPVYPESGTVLEMVARRVGLAMDHTLLYEAEHVLAETLQRAMLPELDHIDTLDVWTYYSPNAEHSQVGGDWYDVVRTGDGAVAAVVGDVVGHDVEAASAMGQLRSVLRALATEIADPGTVLTRVDSIVEAMRIRRAASMIYTALTPREEGRWLLEYSRAGHLPGMVCTGGEVHDLDGAAGTLIGFGNGPRDTAECEVEPGDVLLLYTDGLIERRRRNVQDGVDRLREVFAEIGGAPDAAGVGEQLLRAFDDPPEDDIAVVVIRVPTGFGEALRRGRSRRWRMPSSVESVGHARRRAAQTCRDWGRADTGAIELVVSELVANAVVHGWGSLEVRVHETADGVRIEVEDGNPMPPTHLDVHPARVGGYGMHIVERLADWGWRPSGPGKVVWARLRGDATLTISGPTAERG from the coding sequence TTGAACCACCCAGAGGAGGGCGATTCCCCCGTGGACCCCCGCGAGCTGGCGGCTCACGTGATGCTCGAGGGACAGGCCGCCGTGGCCGTGGTGGACCTGGGCCCGGAGACGACCGTGCTGCAGTGGGTCAACCGTGCGTTCCAACGCGTCACCGGCTACACCCTGCCCGAGGCACGCGGGCGTGACCTGATCGCACCCGGCCTGGGGTCGGTGGTCCACGCACGCCTGCAGGAGCACGTCGATGATGACGCCCCGTTCACCCTCACCCTGCCGGTGGTACGCGCCGACGGGCTCCAGATCGGGATCGTCGCCGAGTTCACCCCGCACCCGATTCCTGGCGGCACCCGGTTCGTTGCGGTCCAGATCAGTGCCGACGCCGCCACCGACACGGTTCAACCCGGGCTGGACCACCGGTCCCGGATCGCCCTGGAGACGATGGCGCAGATCTCTGAGGTCCTCTCCGAGGAGAACGAGTCCGAGGCGGTGGCTGCCGTGGCCCGCGTGATGGCCAAACACCTGTTCGCGTGGTGCGGCTTCTTCGCCGAGGACGGCGTGCTGCATCCGATCTCCGGACTGGATGGACTGGGTCCAGGCCGTCGCGCCCGACCGCGTCGCGGCGTCACTGCCTCGGACGAGACCGACCCGGTGGGCCGGCTGCTCAGCGAGCACAGCATGCGCCGACTCCGGTTGGATACCGAGGCCACGTACGTCCCGGGCAGCTGGAGCGCCCAGGTGGTCGAGCTCGCCCGTGCGGCCCTCGAGGACCGGCCCGAGGCCAAGCGCGAGGTGGTGCTCGCTCCATTGCTGGGGAGGGGGCGCGTGCTGGGGCTTGTCGCGGTGGCCGAGTCCGGGGTGCGGCCGGTGTACCCGGAGTCCGGGACTGTGCTGGAGATGGTGGCCCGGCGGGTCGGCCTGGCGATGGATCACACCCTGCTCTACGAGGCCGAGCATGTGCTCGCCGAGACGCTGCAGCGGGCCATGCTGCCCGAGCTGGACCACATCGACACCCTGGACGTGTGGACCTACTACTCACCGAACGCCGAGCACTCCCAGGTGGGTGGGGACTGGTACGACGTGGTGCGCACCGGAGACGGTGCGGTGGCCGCCGTGGTGGGGGACGTCGTCGGGCATGACGTCGAGGCCGCCTCGGCGATGGGGCAGTTGCGTTCGGTGCTGCGCGCACTGGCCACGGAGATCGCCGACCCCGGCACAGTGCTGACCCGGGTGGACTCGATCGTGGAGGCGATGCGGATCCGGCGCGCGGCGTCGATGATCTACACCGCGCTCACACCGCGTGAGGAAGGGCGCTGGCTGCTGGAGTACTCCCGCGCCGGCCACCTTCCGGGCATGGTGTGCACCGGTGGCGAGGTGCACGACCTGGACGGCGCGGCCGGCACCCTGATCGGTTTCGGCAACGGCCCCCGTGACACGGCCGAGTGCGAGGTGGAGCCGGGTGATGTGCTGCTGCTCTACACCGACGGTCTGATCGAGCGCCGCAGGCGCAACGTGCAGGACGGCGTGGACCGGCTCCGGGAGGTGTTCGCCGAGATCGGAGGTGCCCCGGACGCGGCAGGTGTGGGCGAGCAACTGTTGCGTGCCTTCGACGATCCGCCCGAGGACGACATCGCCGTGGTGGTGATCCGGGTGCCCACCGGGTTCGGTGAGGCGTTGCGCCGCGGCCGGTCGAGGCGGTGGCGGATGCCATCGTCGGTGGAGTCGGTGGGGCACGCGCGCCGGCGGGCTGCTCAGACGTGCCGGGACTGGGGTCGTGCGGATACGGGTGCGATCGAGCTGGTGGTCTCCGAACTGGTGGCGAACGCCGTGGTGCACGGGTGGGGTTCCCTGGAGGTGCGGGTGCACGAGACGGCGGACGGCGTACGGATCGAGGTGGAGGACGGCAATCCGATGCCTCCCACGCACCTGGATGTGCACCCGGCTCGCGTGGGCGGGTACGGGATGCACATCGTGGAGCGGCTCGCCGACTGGGGCTGGCGCCCCTCCGGCCCGGGCAAGGTGGTCTGGGCACGTCTGCGTGGCGATGCCACGCTCACAATCTCCGGCCCGACGGCGGAGCGTGGCTGA